A genomic window from Flavobacterium johnsoniae includes:
- the coaBC gene encoding bifunctional phosphopantothenoylcysteine decarboxylase/phosphopantothenate--cysteine ligase CoaBC: MSVLNGKKILLGVSGGIAAYKTATLVRLFIKAGAHVQVIMTPASKDFVTPLTLSTLSKNPVHSSFFNQDDEGEVWNNHVELGLWADLMLIAPATANTLSKMATGNCDNLLIAAYLSAKCPVYFAPAMDLDMYKHPSTLSSFVALKQFGNVMIPAENGELASGLSGEGRMAEPENIVAFLEADLESKLPLKGKKILVTAGPTYEAIDPVRFIGNHSSGKMGFDIANEAASLGAEVFLIAGPTHYKAKNALVKVTDVVSAQEMYDACHLYFGKVDAAIAAAAVADYKPKFVADQKIKKNDAEFSIELEKTKDILSSLGAIKKNQFLIGFALETENEIENAKLKIQKKNLDLIVLNSLQDKGAGFKKETNKVTFIDKNFEIEPMELKSKESVAADILNKVIKHFSKS, from the coding sequence ATGTCAGTTTTAAACGGGAAGAAAATTTTACTGGGTGTTTCCGGTGGAATTGCAGCCTATAAAACAGCCACTTTAGTACGACTTTTTATAAAAGCAGGTGCACATGTCCAGGTGATAATGACACCTGCTTCTAAGGATTTTGTAACTCCACTTACATTATCTACTTTATCTAAAAACCCAGTACATTCAAGTTTCTTCAATCAAGATGATGAAGGTGAAGTTTGGAACAATCATGTTGAATTAGGTCTTTGGGCCGATTTAATGCTGATTGCGCCTGCTACTGCCAATACTTTGTCTAAAATGGCAACGGGAAACTGTGATAATCTCTTAATTGCGGCTTATTTATCTGCTAAATGTCCAGTCTATTTTGCGCCTGCAATGGACTTGGATATGTACAAACATCCTTCTACTTTATCAAGTTTTGTAGCTTTAAAACAGTTTGGAAATGTTATGATTCCTGCTGAAAACGGAGAATTAGCAAGCGGTCTTTCTGGAGAAGGAAGAATGGCTGAGCCAGAAAATATTGTTGCCTTTTTAGAAGCTGATTTAGAAAGTAAATTACCTTTAAAAGGAAAAAAAATACTAGTTACTGCAGGACCAACATACGAAGCGATAGATCCCGTGCGTTTTATAGGAAATCATTCTTCTGGTAAAATGGGGTTTGATATTGCTAATGAAGCGGCTAGTTTAGGGGCAGAAGTTTTTTTAATTGCAGGGCCAACACATTATAAAGCAAAAAATGCTTTAGTAAAAGTAACAGATGTAGTTTCGGCACAAGAAATGTATGATGCTTGTCATTTGTATTTTGGCAAAGTAGATGCTGCAATTGCTGCGGCTGCTGTAGCAGATTATAAACCTAAATTTGTTGCAGATCAGAAGATTAAGAAGAATGATGCTGAATTTTCGATTGAACTTGAAAAGACAAAAGATATATTGTCTTCTTTAGGTGCAATCAAAAAAAATCAGTTCTTAATTGGATTTGCATTAGAAACTGAAAATGAAATTGAAAATGCTAAGTTGAAAATTCAGAAAAAAAACTTAGATTTGATTGTTTTAAATTCCTTACAAGATAAAGGCGCCGGTTTTAAAAAAGAAACCAATAAAGTAACTTTTATTGATAAAAATTTTGAGATCGAACCTATGGAATTAAAATCAAAAGAATCTGTTGCGGCTGATATTTTGAATAAAGTTATAAAGCATTTTTCAAAATCATAA
- a CDS encoding DNA-directed RNA polymerase subunit omega yields MDLKKTNAPVNTITYNKTVIEEPTGNVYEAITIMAKRANQINSEIKKELTEKLEEFATYNDSLEEVFENKEQIEVSKFYEKLPKPHALAVQEWLDGKTYHRGSNK; encoded by the coding sequence ATGGATTTAAAAAAGACGAATGCTCCTGTTAATACAATAACTTACAATAAAACAGTTATTGAAGAGCCAACAGGAAATGTGTATGAGGCAATTACCATTATGGCTAAAAGAGCAAATCAAATTAATTCTGAGATTAAAAAAGAATTGACTGAAAAATTAGAAGAGTTTGCTACTTATAATGATAGTCTAGAGGAAGTTTTTGAAAATAAAGAACAAATCGAAGTTTCTAAATTTTACGAAAAATTACCAAAACCACACGCTTTAGCTGTTCAAGAATGGTTAGACGGAAAAACTTACCACAGAGGTTCAAACAAATAA
- a CDS encoding glycosyltransferase produces the protein MIFSLIIPVYNRPDEVDELLESLSKSDYNEAFEIVLVEDGSSVPCRDVVMNYQGKLNISYYFKENSGPGDSRNYGMQRARGDYFIIFDSDCIIPAQYLTEVRKELDANYVDCFGGPDKALDSFSDIQKAINFAMTSFLTTGGIRGGSEKINKFQPRSFNMGISRKAFEASKGFGNIHPGEDPDLSIRLWNLGFETRLFKEAYVYHKRRIDWEKFSIQVNKFGIARPILNSWYPEHNKLTFFFPTLFILGLLLAFLLLIFNIDILLQLYFVYFVIIFLTASIQNRSIKIGYLSVIAVWKQFFGYGTGFLKSYIKVILLKKKPQEAFPRMFFKL, from the coding sequence ATGATTTTTTCTCTAATTATACCCGTGTATAATCGTCCTGATGAAGTTGATGAACTTTTAGAAAGTCTCTCAAAATCAGATTATAATGAAGCTTTTGAAATTGTTCTTGTCGAAGATGGATCTTCAGTGCCATGCCGAGATGTGGTAATGAATTATCAAGGAAAATTAAACATATCCTATTATTTTAAAGAAAATTCAGGTCCTGGAGATTCAAGAAATTATGGAATGCAGAGAGCAAGAGGAGATTATTTTATCATTTTTGACTCAGATTGTATTATTCCGGCGCAATATTTAACAGAAGTTCGTAAAGAATTAGATGCTAATTATGTAGATTGCTTTGGAGGTCCAGATAAGGCACTTGATAGTTTTTCGGACATTCAGAAAGCCATCAATTTTGCAATGACTTCTTTTTTGACTACAGGCGGAATTAGAGGAGGTTCTGAAAAGATAAATAAGTTTCAGCCAAGAAGTTTTAATATGGGAATTTCTAGAAAAGCTTTTGAAGCTTCAAAAGGTTTTGGAAACATACATCCAGGCGAAGATCCAGATTTATCAATCCGTTTATGGAACTTAGGATTCGAAACTAGGCTGTTTAAAGAGGCTTATGTATATCATAAAAGAAGAATTGATTGGGAAAAATTCTCTATCCAAGTCAATAAATTTGGTATTGCGCGACCGATTTTAAATAGTTGGTATCCAGAACATAACAAGCTAACTTTTTTCTTTCCAACCCTTTTTATCTTAGGTTTATTATTAGCTTTTTTATTGTTAATTTTCAATATTGATATTTTATTACAATTATATTTCGTATATTTCGTTATAATTTTTCTTACAGCAAGTATTCAAAATAGAAGTATCAAAATTGGGTATTTGTCTGTAATAGCAGTTTGGAAACAGTTTTTTGGTTACGGAACAGGATTTTTAAAATCTTATATAAAAGTGATTTTATTAAAGAAAAAACCACAAGAAGCATTTCCACGTATGTTTTTTAAGTTATAA
- a CDS encoding tetratricopeptide repeat protein has translation MESLSFYENQFIKADALISEGNSADAKELLEDILSQYPDFGKAHNHLGWIYYNKLSDYEKGVYHYKLAMKFDSKYPAPYLNYTYLLIDLGRYAEAKEHINFTLANLENADNSTYNSELGRMAEYEGEFAAAYAYYKGATKNALNPNFIDNMNANMKRVKDKMSIFEKLKLKFK, from the coding sequence ATGGAAAGTTTGAGTTTTTACGAAAATCAATTTATTAAAGCTGATGCATTAATTTCTGAAGGAAATTCTGCAGATGCAAAAGAATTACTAGAAGATATTTTGTCTCAATATCCTGATTTTGGAAAAGCCCATAATCATTTGGGATGGATTTACTATAATAAATTAAGTGACTACGAAAAAGGAGTTTATCATTATAAATTAGCAATGAAATTTGATTCAAAATATCCTGCTCCTTATCTTAATTATACTTATTTATTAATAGATCTTGGTCGATACGCTGAAGCAAAAGAGCATATCAATTTTACTTTAGCAAATTTAGAAAATGCGGATAACTCTACTTATAACAGTGAATTAGGTAGAATGGCAGAATATGAAGGTGAGTTCGCGGCAGCTTATGCTTATTATAAAGGAGCGACTAAAAATGCTTTAAACCCAAATTTTATTGACAATATGAATGCCAATATGAAAAGGGTTAAGGATAAAATGTCTATTTTTGAAAAATTAAAATTGAAATTCAAATAA
- the recN gene encoding DNA repair protein RecN, translating to MITSLSIKNYALIEKLAIDFSKGFSIITGETGAGKSIILGAIGLVLGKRADLSSLKNKEEKCVIEAQFEIGKYNLKEFFEANDLDYEEETIIRREILPSGKSRAFINDSPVNLQELQDLSLYLIDIHSQQQTQELSDENVQFKIIDAIANNGDIISEYQKLLKSYKTDKSKFNALLKKQSDSGKEQEYNTFLLNELVSAQLKSGEQEELESDYEKLNNVEVIKEALDKSLVISNEEQFGVFHNLNEIKNALQKVASFSPEYQNLFERITSLAIEFDDISKELENCSEKLLNDPTQLELVNQKLQLIYNLQKKHAVSSVDDLLQIQADLGNTLLELDNMDEEIASLSKIIEQKTIELDKYADKIHQNRINAIPKLSEQLISILQTLGMPNTRFKMELLPSETYFQNGKEELQFLFSANKGTDFGLLKKVASGGEMSRIMLAVKAILAKYSKLPTLIFDEIDTGVSGEIAIRMGEIMKEMSATMQIFAITHLPQIAAKGDSHFKVSKSTVGNDTQSELKLLSQENRILEIAQMLSGANVSDSALNHAKQLLN from the coding sequence ATGATTACGTCACTGTCAATTAAAAATTATGCTCTAATTGAAAAACTTGCAATAGATTTCTCTAAAGGTTTTTCTATAATTACAGGTGAGACAGGTGCGGGTAAATCGATTATATTAGGTGCAATTGGTCTTGTTTTAGGAAAAAGAGCCGATTTAAGTTCTTTAAAAAATAAAGAAGAAAAATGTGTAATCGAAGCTCAGTTTGAAATTGGTAAATATAACTTGAAAGAATTTTTCGAAGCCAATGATTTGGATTATGAAGAGGAAACAATTATTAGACGTGAAATTCTTCCTTCGGGCAAATCACGTGCTTTTATAAATGACAGTCCAGTCAATCTTCAAGAATTGCAAGATTTAAGTTTGTATCTAATCGATATTCATTCGCAACAGCAAACTCAAGAATTGTCAGATGAAAATGTGCAATTTAAAATTATTGATGCCATTGCAAATAATGGAGATATTATTTCCGAATATCAAAAACTCCTAAAATCTTATAAAACAGATAAATCTAAGTTTAATGCTTTGCTTAAAAAACAAAGTGATTCTGGAAAAGAACAGGAATACAATACTTTTTTGTTGAATGAATTGGTTTCGGCTCAATTAAAATCTGGTGAACAGGAAGAATTAGAGTCTGATTATGAAAAACTGAATAATGTTGAGGTAATTAAAGAAGCTCTTGATAAATCTTTGGTAATTTCAAATGAAGAACAATTTGGTGTTTTTCATAATTTAAATGAAATAAAAAATGCGCTACAAAAAGTGGCGTCATTTTCGCCAGAATATCAAAATCTATTTGAAAGAATAACGAGTTTAGCAATTGAATTTGATGATATTTCCAAAGAATTAGAAAATTGTTCGGAAAAATTATTAAATGATCCTACGCAATTAGAATTAGTAAATCAAAAATTGCAATTGATTTATAATCTTCAGAAAAAACATGCGGTAAGTTCTGTTGATGATTTGTTGCAGATTCAGGCAGATTTAGGAAATACTTTGTTGGAGCTTGATAATATGGATGAAGAAATTGCTTCGTTATCTAAAATTATCGAGCAAAAAACAATCGAATTGGATAAATATGCCGATAAAATTCATCAAAATAGAATAAATGCTATCCCGAAATTATCAGAACAGTTAATTTCGATTTTGCAAACTTTAGGAATGCCGAATACGCGTTTCAAAATGGAATTGTTGCCTTCAGAAACGTATTTTCAAAACGGAAAAGAAGAATTACAATTCTTATTTTCTGCAAACAAAGGAACCGATTTTGGTTTGTTGAAAAAAGTTGCTTCGGGAGGAGAAATGTCACGTATTATGTTGGCAGTAAAAGCAATTTTGGCAAAATATTCGAAATTACCAACTTTAATTTTTGACGAAATTGATACTGGAGTTTCTGGAGAAATAGCAATAAGAATGGGAGAGATTATGAAAGAAATGAGCGCTACAATGCAGATATTTGCAATTACACATTTGCCGCAAATTGCAGCAAAAGGAGATTCTCATTTTAAAGTTTCAAAATCTACAGTTGGAAATGATACGCAATCAGAATTGAAGCTTTTGTCGCAAGAAAACCGAATTTTAGAAATTGCTCAAATGTTATCTGGAGCAAATGTTTCTGATTCGGCATTAAACCATGCAAAACAATTATTGAACTAA
- a CDS encoding response regulator transcription factor, whose product MENTNKRILLVEDDLNFGAVLKDYLMLNDFEVTLAKNGMEGFEKFKKDVYDLCILDVMMPYKDGYTLAKEIREKNSEVPIIFLTAKSMKEDVLKGYKAGADDYLNKPFDSEVLLMKIKAIIQRKSADTKAEQVQFEFNIGKFHLNSKLRFLTFQDEEPIKLSPKENELLKMLILHENDLMPRELALTKIWRDDNYFTSRSMDVYIAKLRKYLKADEDVEILNIHGEGFRLVVKSKVSE is encoded by the coding sequence ATGGAAAATACTAACAAAAGAATACTTTTAGTAGAAGATGACCTAAATTTTGGGGCGGTTCTTAAAGATTATCTAATGTTAAATGACTTTGAAGTTACTTTAGCTAAAAACGGTATGGAAGGTTTCGAAAAATTCAAGAAGGACGTATATGATTTGTGTATTCTTGATGTCATGATGCCTTATAAAGATGGCTATACTTTGGCTAAAGAAATTAGAGAAAAGAACAGTGAGGTGCCAATTATCTTTTTAACTGCAAAATCAATGAAAGAAGATGTGTTGAAAGGATACAAAGCTGGTGCTGACGATTATTTAAATAAACCTTTTGATTCTGAAGTGCTTTTAATGAAAATTAAAGCAATTATTCAAAGAAAATCTGCTGATACAAAAGCAGAACAAGTTCAATTTGAGTTTAACATTGGTAAATTCCATTTAAATTCTAAACTAAGATTCTTGACTTTCCAAGATGAAGAGCCTATTAAGTTATCTCCAAAAGAAAATGAATTGCTTAAAATGCTTATTCTTCATGAAAATGATTTAATGCCAAGAGAATTAGCTTTAACAAAAATTTGGAGAGATGATAACTACTTTACTTCAAGAAGTATGGACGTTTACATCGCTAAACTTAGAAAATACCTAAAAGCAGATGAAGATGTTGAAATCTTAAACATCCATGGAGAAGGTTTCAGACTTGTTGTAAAAAGTAAAGTTTCTGAATAA
- the coaE gene encoding dephospho-CoA kinase (Dephospho-CoA kinase (CoaE) performs the final step in coenzyme A biosynthesis.): MTKVIGLTGGIGSGKTTIANYFNELGVPVYIADDGAKRVMQSHDILEEVKSVFGNSIFDGEVLNRAKLAQIVFNDKEQLAKLNAIVHPGVKRDFELWMQGYKNYDYVIYEAAILFESGRYKECDVIITVTAPEEIRIERVIERDKTTREQVLSRMKMQWDDEKRISKSNFVINNDNLKIAKEEVVKILKILNIKQNQS, encoded by the coding sequence ATGACAAAGGTTATCGGTCTTACAGGAGGAATTGGTAGTGGCAAAACGACTATTGCGAATTATTTTAATGAATTGGGAGTTCCTGTTTATATTGCCGATGATGGCGCCAAAAGAGTAATGCAATCTCATGATATTCTTGAGGAAGTAAAATCTGTTTTTGGTAATAGCATTTTTGATGGAGAAGTTTTAAATAGAGCAAAATTAGCTCAGATAGTTTTTAATGATAAAGAACAATTAGCAAAATTAAATGCAATTGTACATCCAGGAGTAAAAAGAGATTTTGAATTATGGATGCAAGGTTATAAAAATTATGATTATGTAATTTATGAAGCCGCTATATTATTTGAAAGTGGTCGTTATAAAGAATGTGACGTAATTATAACAGTTACAGCTCCTGAGGAAATAAGAATTGAGCGTGTTATCGAACGAGATAAAACAACTAGAGAACAAGTTTTAAGCAGAATGAAAATGCAGTGGGATGATGAAAAACGAATTTCTAAGAGTAATTTCGTGATTAATAACGATAATCTTAAAATTGCTAAGGAAGAAGTTGTTAAAATTCTTAAAATTTTAAATATAAAACAAAATCAGTCTTAA
- the fabV gene encoding enoyl-ACP reductase FabV: MIIEPRMRGFICLTAHPTGAEQNVKNQIEYVKSKGEIAGPKKVLVIGASTGFGLASRITSAFGSGASTIGVFFEKPPVEGKTASPGWYNSAAFEKEAHKAGLYAKSINGDAFSNEIKRETLDLIKADLGQVDLVIYSLASPVRTNPNTGVTHRSVLKPIGQTFTNKTVDFHTGKVSEVSIAPANEEDIENTVAVMGGEDWAMWIDALKAENLLAEGATTVAYSYIGPSLTEAVYRKGTIGRAKDHLEATAFTIGDSLKSIGGKAYVSVNKALVTQASSAIPVIPLYISLLYKIMKEEGIHEGCIEQIQRLFQDRLYNGSEVPVDEKGRIRIDDWEMRDDVQEKVAKLWLEATTETLPEIGDLAGYRNDFLNLFGFEFAGVDYAADTNEVVEIESIK; this comes from the coding sequence ATGATTATAGAACCTAGAATGAGAGGATTTATTTGTTTGACTGCCCATCCAACGGGAGCTGAACAAAATGTAAAAAATCAAATCGAGTACGTAAAATCTAAAGGAGAAATTGCTGGGCCTAAAAAAGTTTTGGTAATTGGTGCTTCTACTGGTTTCGGATTAGCTTCAAGAATTACTAGTGCTTTTGGTTCTGGTGCATCAACTATTGGAGTATTTTTTGAAAAACCACCAGTTGAAGGAAAAACTGCTTCTCCAGGATGGTATAATTCTGCTGCATTTGAAAAAGAAGCTCATAAAGCAGGTTTATATGCTAAAAGTATCAATGGCGATGCATTCTCAAATGAAATAAAAAGAGAAACTTTAGATTTAATCAAAGCTGATTTAGGGCAAGTTGATCTTGTAATTTATAGTTTAGCTTCTCCAGTTCGTACAAATCCTAACACAGGTGTTACACATCGTTCAGTTTTAAAGCCAATTGGACAAACTTTTACAAATAAAACAGTTGATTTTCATACAGGAAAAGTTTCAGAAGTTTCTATTGCTCCTGCAAACGAAGAAGATATTGAAAATACTGTAGCCGTTATGGGAGGTGAAGACTGGGCAATGTGGATTGATGCTTTAAAAGCTGAAAATTTATTAGCTGAAGGTGCTACAACGGTTGCTTACTCTTACATCGGGCCATCATTAACAGAGGCAGTTTACCGTAAAGGAACTATTGGGCGTGCAAAAGATCATTTAGAAGCTACAGCATTTACAATTGGAGATTCTTTAAAATCTATCGGAGGAAAAGCTTATGTTTCTGTAAATAAGGCATTAGTAACTCAAGCGAGTTCTGCAATTCCAGTAATTCCGTTATATATTTCACTTTTATATAAAATTATGAAAGAAGAAGGAATTCATGAAGGTTGTATTGAGCAGATTCAACGTTTATTCCAAGACAGATTGTATAACGGTTCAGAGGTTCCTGTTGATGAAAAAGGAAGAATCAGAATCGATGATTGGGAAATGCGTGATGATGTTCAAGAAAAAGTGGCTAAACTTTGGTTAGAAGCAACTACAGAAACATTACCAGAAATTGGAGATCTTGCAGGATATAGAAATGATTTCTTAAATTTATTCGGATTTGAATTTGCTGGTGTAGATTATGCTGCAGATACAAACGAAGTTGTTGAAATAGAAAGTATCAAATAG
- a CDS encoding sensor histidine kinase has product MNKLFFRILVLLMSLSLIGIILVQVFWFNSSFKNNEEQFKYHVTQVIGNVADKLEQQEEYSFYDKYNRIKDSTGKIPKKEDLLEVLYVQRNPKTNKTIVYSSTLTSEDYDINGSVFDKKFSNERFKNFSSKRVTEIYNNNNGIDNNNLGHSIFPDDRIEKSGSLDILNKVQQQIQYKDIASLTPIEGRVTKDRLFKLLKKELGEYEVKTKFEFGIYSSGVPTKIKSDGFHYDKDATYNIPIFTDNEGNSKYELSVTFPNKKKFLLSELLSITILSIVFTLIIIVAYTSALNQLLRQKHISEIKTDFINNMTHEFKTPIATINLALDAIKSPKVIEDKEKVYRYLQMIRDENKRMHAQVENVLRISKLEKRELDITKEPTVVTDIIDDAIEHVNLILEDRQGTVERHYNAARTTVLINEVHFTNVLVNILENAIKYSPDTPKIEIFTENVKDVILIKVRDHGLGMSKIAQKRVFEKFYREHTGDLHNVKGHGLGLAYVKRIVEDHNGQVYVESEKGKGSTFIIKIPLIN; this is encoded by the coding sequence ATGAATAAATTATTTTTTAGAATACTTGTTTTGTTAATGAGTTTGTCCTTAATCGGGATAATTCTGGTTCAAGTATTTTGGTTCAATTCTTCGTTCAAAAATAATGAAGAACAATTTAAATACCACGTTACTCAAGTAATTGGAAATGTTGCAGACAAACTGGAACAGCAAGAAGAGTACAGTTTCTACGACAAATACAACCGTATTAAAGACAGTACGGGTAAAATTCCAAAAAAAGAAGATTTACTGGAAGTACTTTATGTACAAAGAAACCCGAAAACGAATAAAACAATTGTCTATTCGAGTACTTTGACATCTGAAGATTACGACATCAATGGTTCGGTTTTTGATAAAAAATTCAGTAATGAGCGTTTTAAAAATTTTAGTTCGAAAAGAGTCACTGAAATTTACAACAATAACAACGGTATTGATAATAACAATTTAGGACACAGTATCTTTCCAGATGATAGAATAGAAAAATCTGGAAGTTTAGATATTTTAAATAAAGTTCAGCAACAAATTCAATATAAAGACATTGCTTCTTTAACTCCAATTGAAGGAAGAGTAACAAAAGATAGGCTTTTCAAGTTATTAAAAAAAGAATTGGGAGAATATGAGGTTAAAACCAAGTTTGAATTTGGAATTTATAGCAGTGGCGTTCCAACCAAAATAAAATCTGACGGATTTCATTATGATAAAGACGCTACTTATAATATTCCAATTTTTACTGATAATGAAGGAAATAGTAAATATGAATTGTCTGTTACTTTTCCGAATAAAAAGAAATTCTTGTTATCAGAATTATTAAGTATTACTATTTTATCTATAGTATTTACATTGATTATTATAGTTGCTTATACAAGTGCATTGAATCAATTACTGCGTCAGAAACATATTTCTGAAATCAAAACCGATTTTATTAATAACATGACGCATGAGTTTAAAACTCCTATTGCAACTATAAATTTAGCTTTAGATGCTATTAAAAGCCCGAAAGTTATTGAAGATAAAGAAAAAGTTTATCGTTATCTCCAAATGATTAGAGATGAAAATAAACGAATGCATGCACAAGTTGAAAACGTTCTTCGTATTTCTAAGTTAGAAAAAAGAGAACTTGACATAACTAAAGAGCCTACTGTAGTTACTGATATTATTGATGATGCAATTGAGCACGTAAATCTAATATTAGAAGACAGACAAGGAACGGTTGAAAGGCATTATAATGCAGCGAGAACAACAGTTTTAATAAACGAAGTTCATTTCACAAATGTGTTGGTTAATATTTTAGAAAATGCTATAAAATATTCTCCAGACACTCCTAAAATTGAAATTTTTACAGAAAATGTAAAAGATGTAATTTTAATTAAGGTAAGAGATCACGGTTTAGGAATGAGTAAGATAGCTCAAAAGCGAGTTTTTGAGAAATTTTATAGAGAGCATACGGGAGATCTGCACAATGTAAAAGGTCATGGTTTAGGCCTGGCTTACGTAAAGAGAATTGTAGAAGACCATAACGGTCAAGTATATGTAGAAAGCGAAAAAGGAAAAGGTAGCACCTTTATAATAAAAATACCATTAATAAATTAA
- a CDS encoding outer membrane protein assembly factor BamD yields MKKIVSLLIVVTLFCSCGEYQKALKNEDVAAKFEMATKMYDAGKYSKAIRLFEQLATSYRGKPQAEKLFYMFSQSYYKTKQYYLAGYQFEAFVSGYPRSEKVQEAAFLGAYSYSKLAPVYSLDQSDTVKALDKLQAFIDNYPNSEYIAQANEAVQRLNGKLEKKAYENAKGYNTISDYKSALVAFDNFIADFPGTPFKEDALFYKYDSAYQLAINSVSSKMEERLNVAKVAYNNLIKFKSDTKYKVKADEMNARVETDLQKFTK; encoded by the coding sequence ATGAAAAAAATAGTATCGCTATTAATTGTTGTAACTCTTTTTTGTTCTTGTGGAGAATATCAAAAAGCGTTGAAAAATGAAGATGTTGCAGCAAAATTTGAAATGGCAACAAAAATGTATGATGCCGGAAAATATTCAAAAGCGATTCGTCTTTTCGAGCAATTGGCAACTTCTTATAGAGGAAAGCCTCAAGCAGAAAAGCTATTTTATATGTTTTCACAATCTTATTATAAAACGAAACAGTATTATTTAGCAGGATATCAATTTGAAGCTTTCGTTTCTGGTTATCCAAGAAGTGAAAAAGTACAGGAAGCAGCTTTTTTAGGAGCTTACAGTTATTCAAAACTAGCGCCTGTTTATAGTTTAGATCAATCAGATACAGTAAAAGCATTAGATAAATTACAGGCTTTTATCGATAATTATCCAAATTCAGAATATATTGCTCAAGCGAATGAAGCAGTGCAAAGACTGAACGGAAAATTAGAGAAAAAAGCATACGAAAATGCTAAAGGTTATAATACAATTTCAGATTATAAATCAGCTTTGGTCGCTTTTGATAATTTTATCGCTGATTTTCCTGGAACACCTTTTAAAGAAGATGCCTTGTTTTATAAATATGATTCGGCATATCAATTGGCAATTAACAGTGTGTCTTCTAAAATGGAAGAACGTTTAAATGTTGCTAAAGTGGCTTATAATAACTTAATTAAGTTTAAAAGCGATACAAAATACAAAGTTAAAGCGGACGAAATGAACGCTAGAGTTGAAACAGATTTACAAAAATTTACTAAATAA
- a CDS encoding DUF4835 family protein — protein MNKIVTLLMFLSFGFVQAQQLNCTVTINTERLTNPNNQVFKTLQTSLSEFVNKTDWTGSALKQNERINCSMYITLSSNSSDQFTGTIQVQSSRLIFNSTYSSPILNYNDKDFNFRYTEYEPLLFNPTTYDSNLVSVISFYCYMILGMDADSFQMGAGNPYFQTAQNIANVAQQGGFKGWSQADGLQNRYFLINDMIAPTYSDLRQTVYSYHTGLDAMTLDLKASKEKIKSSLMLIGKLNSIKPNAFITRVFFDAKSDEIVSIFSGGPSITVSDLTDVLNKVSPLNSTKWSQIKY, from the coding sequence ATGAATAAGATAGTTACGCTATTGATGTTTTTAAGCTTTGGTTTTGTGCAAGCGCAACAGCTAAACTGTACAGTAACTATTAATACTGAGCGACTTACAAATCCGAATAATCAGGTTTTTAAGACGCTTCAAACTTCTCTTTCTGAGTTTGTAAATAAAACAGATTGGACAGGTTCAGCTTTAAAGCAAAACGAAAGAATAAACTGTTCGATGTATATCACTTTATCATCCAACAGCTCAGATCAATTTACGGGAACTATTCAGGTGCAATCTTCTAGACTGATTTTTAATTCTACTTATTCTTCCCCGATCTTAAATTACAACGACAAAGATTTTAATTTCAGATATACAGAATACGAACCGTTGTTGTTTAATCCAACGACTTATGACTCGAATTTAGTTTCTGTGATTTCTTTCTACTGCTATATGATTTTGGGTATGGATGCCGATAGTTTTCAAATGGGAGCTGGAAATCCGTATTTTCAAACGGCACAAAATATTGCCAATGTAGCACAACAAGGTGGATTTAAAGGTTGGAGCCAAGCAGATGGACTTCAAAATCGTTATTTTTTAATTAACGATATGATTGCGCCAACTTACAGTGATTTGCGTCAGACTGTTTATTCATATCATACTGGTCTAGATGCTATGACTTTAGATTTAAAAGCTTCAAAGGAAAAAATTAAATCTTCATTGATGCTTATCGGAAAATTAAATTCAATTAAACCAAACGCTTTTATTACTCGAGTTTTTTTTGATGCCAAATCAGATGAAATAGTTTCAATTTTTTCTGGTGGTCCAAGTATTACTGTTTCTGATTTAACTGATGTTTTGAATAAAGTTTCGCCTTTAAACTCAACAAAATGGTCTCAGATTAAGTATTAA